Proteins from one Lacrimispora sphenoides genomic window:
- a CDS encoding YeeE/YedE thiosulfate transporter family protein, with protein sequence MNKLKQFFIKLGDHPIYKKLLKEPLTYVAGAVLLAVFQIAHFAALGSGWGVTSAFANWGTWIYKALGGDASGWVYYASEKMQKELNTSFLADGASIRNLGIVLGAFAATLFASQFKIKKIKSLRQVIAAILGGLLMGYGARLANGCNIGALFTAISSFSLSGWVFGAFLLVGAFLGSKLLAKYFM encoded by the coding sequence GTGAATAAATTGAAACAATTTTTTATTAAGCTTGGCGATCATCCCATTTACAAAAAGCTGTTAAAAGAACCCTTAACATACGTGGCCGGTGCTGTATTGCTTGCAGTATTTCAAATTGCCCATTTTGCAGCTCTTGGCAGCGGCTGGGGCGTAACAAGCGCATTTGCCAACTGGGGCACCTGGATCTACAAGGCTCTTGGCGGTGACGCAAGCGGCTGGGTATATTATGCCTCAGAAAAGATGCAGAAGGAACTAAATACCAGCTTTCTGGCAGACGGTGCTTCCATCCGCAATCTGGGCATTGTACTGGGTGCTTTTGCGGCAACGTTATTTGCATCACAGTTTAAGATCAAGAAGATCAAGTCTTTACGTCAGGTAATAGCGGCTATTCTTGGTGGTTTGTTAATGGGCTATGGAGCAAGACTTGCAAATGGTTGTAATATAGGAGCGTTATTTACCGCAATTTCATCCTTTTCCTTATCCGGATGGGTATTCGGTGCGTTTCTGCTGGTAGGAGCTTTTCTGGGAAGCAAATTATTAGCCAAATATTTTATGTAA
- a CDS encoding sulfurtransferase TusA family protein produces the protein MAEFTLDCLGEACPVPLMKTEKKINELSVGDVLAVSIDHSCAMKNIPEWARKQGHNVEIEEVDDGEWEIVIEKTK, from the coding sequence ATGGCTGAATTTACATTAGATTGTCTGGGAGAGGCTTGTCCAGTCCCGCTTATGAAAACTGAGAAAAAAATCAATGAGTTATCCGTAGGAGACGTTCTGGCTGTATCCATCGATCACAGCTGCGCAATGAAGAATATTCCTGAGTGGGCAAGAAAACAGGGACATAACGTAGAAATTGAAGAAGTAGATGATGGAGAATGGGAAATTGTCATCGAGAAGACGAAGTAG
- a CDS encoding ABC transporter ATP-binding protein, giving the protein MMKLYSKYFRRYKKPFFIAVLCVTLEAVCDLLGPTLMSHIVNSGIEKGSLTGVYHWGMLMLLVTLIGACFAVARNILASHVSQRMGADLRADLFEKIMFFSEVSADKIESGSLITRMTNDTSQIIQFVNGMMRIFLKAPVVCIGSMVLASLLNIRLSLIIYGVVAVVTILIYFSMKISYSRFYQLQKAMDQVNSKVQEYLIGVRLVKAFGTFGKEKDKFEEANENLMQKGISTQMVITVISPLLTLAVGIGTAVVIYIGSRLFTMDLANTGDITAFTIYMAQILSSLIMITNVFTMFVRTKASTARIGEVFDCEEDCLRSYENRKLSGKITFENVTFAYPNGSGIPAIKDLSFSVNSGESLAIIGPTGSGKSTITWLLLRFYDVDSGKIILDDYEIKMLGADEVRSNVAVVPQKPVLFSGSVADNLKWGDKHAAINELRQAADKAQADFIMQMPDGYDSILGSGGVNLSGGQKQRLSIARGILKNASILILDDATSALDAVTEAKVREGLKDKELKQTVIMITQRCGTAMSADKILVMENGRKVGFGTHKELLESCEVYQDIYHTQIESGREA; this is encoded by the coding sequence ATGATGAAACTTTATAGCAAATATTTCAGAAGATATAAAAAGCCGTTTTTCATAGCCGTTTTGTGCGTGACGCTGGAAGCGGTCTGCGATTTGCTTGGACCGACGCTGATGTCACATATCGTAAACAGCGGAATTGAAAAAGGCTCTCTGACAGGGGTTTATCACTGGGGCATGCTGATGCTCCTTGTAACTTTGATAGGCGCTTGCTTTGCTGTAGCGCGAAATATTTTGGCAAGTCATGTTTCTCAAAGAATGGGAGCGGATTTACGGGCAGACTTATTTGAGAAAATCATGTTTTTTTCGGAAGTAAGTGCAGATAAGATTGAAAGCGGTTCGCTCATAACCAGGATGACAAATGATACCTCTCAAATTATACAATTTGTAAATGGAATGATGCGTATTTTCCTTAAGGCTCCTGTTGTCTGTATCGGCAGCATGGTACTGGCAAGCCTGCTCAATATCCGGCTCAGTCTCATCATATATGGAGTAGTAGCTGTTGTTACCATATTAATTTATTTTAGCATGAAAATCAGCTATTCAAGATTCTACCAGCTGCAAAAGGCTATGGATCAGGTTAATTCAAAGGTACAGGAATACTTGATCGGTGTGCGGCTCGTCAAAGCATTTGGTACTTTTGGAAAGGAAAAAGATAAATTTGAAGAGGCCAACGAGAATTTAATGCAGAAAGGAATCTCCACCCAAATGGTCATTACAGTCATCTCACCTCTTTTAACATTGGCTGTGGGAATCGGAACAGCTGTTGTGATTTATATTGGCAGCAGACTATTTACAATGGACCTTGCGAATACAGGGGATATTACGGCGTTTACAATCTATATGGCACAGATACTTTCCTCTCTGATTATGATAACGAATGTATTTACCATGTTCGTCCGTACCAAAGCTTCTACGGCCCGGATTGGTGAAGTTTTTGACTGTGAAGAAGATTGTTTAAGAAGTTATGAAAATAGAAAACTGAGTGGGAAAATCACCTTTGAAAATGTTACCTTCGCCTATCCAAACGGCAGCGGGATTCCGGCAATCAAAGATCTTTCTTTCTCTGTAAACAGCGGGGAAAGCCTTGCGATTATCGGCCCCACCGGGAGCGGAAAATCAACGATTACCTGGCTTCTGCTTCGTTTTTATGATGTGGACAGCGGAAAAATAATTCTGGACGATTACGAGATTAAAATGCTGGGTGCGGATGAAGTCCGAAGTAATGTAGCGGTGGTTCCGCAGAAACCGGTGCTGTTTTCGGGATCAGTAGCGGATAATCTTAAATGGGGGGATAAACACGCCGCCATTAATGAGCTGCGGCAGGCTGCCGATAAAGCACAGGCAGACTTTATCATGCAGATGCCTGATGGTTATGATAGTATTCTTGGAAGCGGCGGAGTTAATTTATCCGGAGGGCAGAAGCAGCGTCTTTCCATCGCCAGAGGGATCCTGAAAAATGCTTCTATACTGATTTTAGATGACGCGACCAGTGCGCTTGATGCCGTTACCGAGGCAAAGGTACGGGAAGGTCTTAAGGATAAAGAATTAAAACAGACTGTGATTATGATCACACAACGCTGCGGAACTGCCATGTCTGCGGATAAAATTCTGGTTATGGAGAATGGCCGGAAGGTGGGTTTTGGCACTCATAAAGAATTACTGGAGTCCTGTGAAGTTTACCAGGATATCTATCACACACAGATTGAAAGCGGTAGGGAGGCATAA
- a CDS encoding sulfurtransferase TusA family protein produces MVKIDCLGDMCPVPVLRLKNVMDSIKKGEECMLVTDHSCTISNIKSFCIANHLKYDAEEVINGVWEVTISVNK; encoded by the coding sequence ATGGTTAAAATTGATTGCCTTGGTGATATGTGTCCGGTACCTGTCTTGAGACTAAAAAATGTTATGGATTCCATAAAAAAAGGTGAGGAATGCATGTTGGTTACGGATCATAGCTGCACAATTTCTAATATTAAATCGTTTTGCATTGCCAATCATTTGAAATATGATGCGGAAGAAGTCATTAACGGTGTATGGGAAGTCACCATTTCTGTTAACAAATAG
- a CDS encoding YeeE/YedE thiosulfate transporter family protein, with the protein MSEVNSKVGGERVRKPRKPKKSQIPYAILVTILIIAFGSYLAGGSNKLPVYWGFGIAFGYILQRSRFCFTAAFRDPCITGSTSVTRAVLVAVAVGSVGFWAIKYAGVLANADSNLNMVGVAPIGLPLAVGAVLFGIGMVIAGGCASGTLMRVGEGFTMQMLSLVFFIAGSFWGAHDMNFWSKFNTNAPKIFLPDVFGWFGAIVVQGLIIVLLYIAAVKWQEKKMGSAE; encoded by the coding sequence GTGTCAGAGGTTAACTCAAAAGTTGGTGGGGAAAGAGTGCGTAAGCCAAGAAAACCGAAAAAAAGCCAGATCCCATACGCAATTCTGGTTACAATCCTGATTATTGCTTTTGGATCTTATTTGGCAGGAGGGAGCAATAAGCTGCCTGTTTATTGGGGATTCGGTATTGCATTCGGGTATATCCTGCAGCGTTCACGTTTCTGCTTTACGGCAGCATTCCGTGATCCATGCATAACAGGAAGCACATCTGTTACAAGAGCAGTACTGGTTGCAGTTGCAGTTGGCAGCGTTGGTTTCTGGGCAATTAAGTATGCCGGTGTATTGGCAAATGCGGATTCCAATCTCAACATGGTTGGCGTAGCGCCTATCGGTTTACCCTTGGCTGTTGGTGCGGTTCTGTTTGGAATCGGAATGGTCATTGCCGGCGGCTGTGCATCCGGAACCTTGATGCGCGTTGGAGAGGGCTTTACCATGCAAATGCTGTCTTTGGTATTTTTCATAGCAGGCTCTTTCTGGGGTGCACATGATATGAACTTCTGGAGCAAATTCAATACAAATGCTCCGAAGATCTTTTTACCGGACGTGTTTGGCTGGTTTGGTGCAATCGTTGTACAGGGATTGATCATTGTGCTGTTATACATAGCGGCTGTCAAATGGCAGGAAAAGAAAATGGGAAGTGCAGAATAA
- a CDS encoding LysR family transcriptional regulator, protein MNIHNLKMFIKIVESGSISKTAEQMNISQSALSQQLRVMEQEFSARLFERNYQGVIPTNIGMIVYNRALEILSSYDRMLVDITNAQNQNKTVHILASPCVYSYALPCTFYHVKNKYPEYILNMEMMSSRIIEEKISKGVADMGIIIGKPKDKNLSAKKVFTDRVFLVAGEKMKVPAQLDCQDLYHYPLLMLVKAQKTRQVLDKMLNKNGVCINQLHIPYALESTESIKLSAINGFGLAFLPYMAIKKELYNKQLRIVECPCLEFDNEYYSIKNAGSVPLNYESSKLIKYMEAILKETIC, encoded by the coding sequence ATGAACATTCATAACCTGAAAATGTTTATAAAAATAGTGGAATCCGGCAGCATATCAAAAACTGCCGAACAGATGAATATCAGCCAGTCCGCATTAAGCCAGCAGCTGCGAGTCATGGAACAGGAATTCAGTGCGCGGCTTTTTGAACGGAACTATCAAGGTGTGATTCCGACTAACATCGGTATGATTGTTTATAACCGCGCTCTTGAGATTTTATCGTCCTATGACAGAATGCTGGTTGATATCACCAACGCACAGAATCAAAATAAAACCGTACATATCCTCGCTTCTCCCTGTGTATATTCCTATGCCCTGCCATGCACGTTCTACCATGTAAAAAACAAGTATCCGGAATATATCCTTAATATGGAGATGATGTCCAGCAGAATCATAGAGGAAAAAATATCAAAAGGCGTTGCTGATATGGGAATCATCATAGGCAAGCCAAAGGATAAAAATCTATCTGCCAAAAAAGTATTTACCGATCGTGTTTTTCTGGTTGCAGGAGAAAAAATGAAGGTTCCTGCCCAGTTAGACTGCCAGGATCTTTATCATTATCCACTGCTGATGCTGGTAAAAGCCCAAAAAACAAGGCAGGTACTGGATAAAATGCTGAACAAAAACGGAGTCTGCATCAATCAGCTGCATATCCCTTATGCTCTTGAATCCACGGAATCCATTAAGCTGTCTGCGATTAATGGTTTCGGGCTTGCTTTTCTTCCCTACATGGCGATCAAAAAGGAACTATACAATAAACAGCTCCGCATTGTTGAATGTCCATGCCTGGAGTTTGATAATGAATATTATTCCATAAAAAATGCCGGCAGTGTTCCTCTCAATTATGAATCGTCTAAACTTATTAAGTATATGGAAGCGATATTAAAAGAAACTATTTGTTAA
- a CDS encoding ABC transporter ATP-binding protein, translating into MAEKYSQQQPKVPTMSQRPGGGRNRFAPTAKPKNAKGTLLRIVKIYMRWGKTIFVAILLTILSSLISVAIPYYVGKTFNTFDITNRSVDSAKLVSLLIIILSFYLINWLLNLINGVMMLRISQKLVFTLRTEFFEKMQKLPLEFYDTRSHGDTMSRITNDVDNISSTIAQTTTQLISSILTLVGSLAVMIRLNLPLTFMVLLCVPLVSLLTKTIATKSRVYFLAQQRSLGALNGVIEENILGLKMVKAFDRQEDIIQQFKEINERLCESSSKAQVWSGYMMPLMNVINNFVFAVVAILGGILSVSYGLKVGTVVSFLSYSKQFAQPLNSVAGMFNTIQSALAGAERVFEILDHEEETEDHMDAVEIQHPVGEVSFHNVCFSYDKTKPILKNISFHVNPGEVIALVGETGAGKTTIVNLLTRFYDADGGEIMIDKVPITHIKRDNLRRCFSVVLQDTSLFSGTIMDNIRYSKNDATEEEVIQAAKIAHAHDFIDKLPKGYETNVSAATDNLSQGQRQLISIARAVLCDSPILILDEATSSVDTKTEKEIQKALVRLMQNRTSFLIAHRLSTIRDADHIMVIGEGQILENGNHQSLMNEKGRYYEMVMSQMGKSLQM; encoded by the coding sequence ATGGCAGAAAAATACAGTCAGCAACAGCCAAAAGTACCGACGATGAGTCAGCGTCCGGGAGGCGGAAGGAATCGTTTTGCTCCGACTGCAAAACCCAAGAATGCAAAAGGAACGCTGCTTCGGATTGTTAAAATCTATATGCGGTGGGGGAAGACCATATTTGTGGCAATCCTTCTGACCATCCTCTCTTCCTTGATATCAGTAGCGATTCCATATTATGTGGGTAAAACCTTCAATACCTTTGATATCACGAACAGGAGTGTGGACTCCGCCAAGCTGGTTTCACTTCTTATCATCATATTAAGTTTCTATCTGATCAACTGGCTGCTTAATTTAATTAATGGTGTAATGATGCTGCGGATCTCCCAGAAGCTGGTTTTTACGCTTCGTACAGAATTCTTTGAGAAAATGCAGAAGCTTCCCCTTGAATTTTACGACACTCGGTCTCATGGGGATACCATGAGCAGAATTACAAATGACGTGGACAATATCAGTTCCACCATTGCGCAGACAACAACACAACTGATCTCCAGCATCTTAACCCTGGTGGGTTCTCTGGCAGTCATGATCCGTTTGAACCTGCCGCTTACCTTTATGGTTCTGCTGTGCGTGCCGTTAGTTTCCTTATTGACAAAAACAATTGCCACCAAAAGCCGTGTTTATTTTTTGGCACAGCAGAGAAGCCTTGGAGCACTAAACGGTGTCATCGAGGAGAACATTCTTGGTTTAAAAATGGTGAAAGCCTTTGATAGACAAGAGGATATTATTCAGCAGTTTAAAGAAATCAACGAGCGCTTATGTGAAAGCAGCAGTAAAGCCCAGGTTTGGTCCGGGTATATGATGCCATTAATGAATGTCATTAATAATTTTGTATTTGCTGTTGTTGCAATCTTAGGTGGTATCTTATCGGTAAGCTATGGCCTGAAAGTAGGTACGGTAGTGAGCTTTTTAAGTTATTCAAAGCAGTTTGCACAACCGCTTAATTCGGTGGCAGGAATGTTTAATACGATACAATCTGCACTGGCAGGAGCCGAGCGGGTTTTTGAAATATTGGATCATGAGGAAGAAACTGAAGATCATATGGATGCGGTTGAGATCCAACATCCGGTCGGAGAAGTTTCCTTTCATAATGTGTGTTTTTCTTATGATAAAACAAAGCCGATTCTAAAAAACATAAGTTTTCACGTAAATCCAGGAGAGGTCATTGCATTAGTCGGAGAAACAGGTGCTGGTAAAACAACAATTGTCAATCTTTTAACAAGGTTTTATGATGCGGATGGCGGTGAAATCATGATTGATAAGGTACCTATTACCCATATCAAACGGGACAATTTAAGAAGATGCTTCTCCGTTGTGCTTCAGGATACCAGTCTCTTTAGCGGAACGATCATGGACAATATCCGTTACTCTAAGAATGATGCCACGGAGGAAGAAGTGATCCAAGCGGCTAAAATTGCCCATGCCCACGATTTTATCGATAAACTTCCGAAAGGTTATGAGACGAATGTCTCCGCAGCTACCGATAATTTAAGTCAGGGACAGAGACAGCTGATATCCATTGCAAGAGCCGTTCTATGTGACAGCCCAATTTTGATCCTTGATGAAGCAACAAGCAGTGTTGATACCAAGACGGAAAAGGAGATACAAAAGGCCTTGGTCAGACTCATGCAGAACCGGACCAGCTTTTTGATAGCCCATCGTCTTTCAACAATCCGCGATGCGGACCACATCATGGTAATTGGTGAAGGGCAGATCCTGGAAAATGGAAATCACCAAAGTCTGATGAACGAGAAAGGCCGGTATTATGAAATGGTTATGAGTCAGATGGGGAAGTCACTCCAAATGTAG
- a CDS encoding FAD-dependent oxidoreductase, which produces MTKKTESYDVVIIGGGAAGLTAGIYCGRAKLKTLIIEKTLVGGLATYTNEIENYPGFPDGATGLGLMELFHKQAKKFGVEFKLTDVKSVSLQGDIKQVETFRTIYQAKVVIVGSGGKPRLTGAKNEDLYLYDKGISFCATCDAAANTGKTVMVIGSGDAAIEEGIFLTKFADKVLVSVMHENGKMDCNEIAKAQALANPKMEFIWNTVVDSFEGDERLNTVVLKNVKTEEKVPVHVDSCFLFIGYLPNTEIFRDILDMNRGGYLLTNERMETNIPGVFAVGDVRDKYLKQVATAVGDGAVAGYGAEKYVSECEIFEKQIMNEGKSSLVYIYNAIDPQARELLPVFKEFEQDHSDIRVSCIDVYKSDGIAKRLDVESTPCFVWIKDGQIKEKYYGEITPERINSICK; this is translated from the coding sequence ATGACTAAAAAAACAGAATCATATGACGTTGTAATTATAGGGGGCGGAGCAGCCGGCTTAACTGCAGGAATATATTGCGGCAGAGCCAAGCTGAAAACATTGATCATAGAAAAAACTTTGGTAGGCGGGCTTGCCACATATACCAATGAAATAGAGAACTATCCCGGTTTTCCGGATGGGGCGACAGGCCTTGGACTGATGGAATTATTTCATAAACAGGCTAAAAAGTTCGGTGTGGAGTTTAAATTAACTGATGTAAAATCCGTATCTCTGCAAGGAGATATCAAGCAGGTAGAGACGTTTCGTACCATTTACCAGGCAAAGGTTGTAATTGTCGGAAGCGGCGGCAAGCCACGTTTGACCGGTGCAAAAAATGAGGATTTATATCTTTATGACAAAGGAATCTCTTTCTGTGCCACCTGTGACGCAGCGGCAAACACCGGAAAGACTGTTATGGTCATCGGAAGCGGAGATGCAGCCATTGAAGAAGGGATATTTTTAACTAAATTTGCAGATAAAGTTTTGGTATCTGTTATGCATGAGAATGGCAAAATGGACTGCAACGAGATTGCAAAGGCACAGGCACTGGCAAATCCGAAAATGGAATTTATCTGGAATACGGTTGTAGACAGCTTTGAAGGAGACGAAAGACTGAACACAGTTGTGTTAAAAAATGTGAAAACAGAGGAAAAAGTTCCCGTTCACGTGGACAGCTGTTTCCTTTTTATCGGCTATCTGCCAAATACAGAAATATTCCGTGATATCCTGGACATGAACCGAGGCGGTTATCTGTTAACAAATGAACGGATGGAGACAAACATCCCCGGAGTATTTGCAGTGGGAGATGTACGGGACAAATACTTAAAGCAGGTTGCAACAGCGGTAGGAGACGGTGCCGTTGCCGGATACGGCGCAGAAAAATATGTATCGGAATGTGAAATATTTGAAAAGCAGATTATGAATGAAGGAAAATCTTCACTGGTATACATATATAATGCAATCGACCCTCAAGCTAGAGAACTGCTGCCGGTTTTCAAAGAGTTTGAACAGGATCACAGCGATATCCGGGTATCCTGCATCGACGTTTATAAATCAGATGGCATTGCAAAACGACTTGATGTTGAGAGTACTCCCTGTTTCGTCTGGATCAAAGATGGTCAGATTAAGGAGAAGTATTACGGTGAAATAACTCCGGAGCGCATAAACAGCATTTGCAAATAG
- a CDS encoding N(4)-(beta-N-acetylglucosaminyl)-L-asparaginase: protein MWGIIATWRMAVEGIAKGAEMLKECGDAGDAIELAIRQVEDFPYYKSVGYGGLPNEEMEVEMDAAYMDGNTLDIGAVAAIRDFANPVSIARRLSREKVNSMLVAEGAEKFAHKEGFERKNMLTDRARAHYRNRVKEMAAKAAAKELKPYSGHDTVGMACLDGNGKMTAATSTSGLFMKKKGRVGDSPISGSGFYADSKKGAASATGLGEDLMKGCISYEIVRLMGEGMHPQEACETAVNRLDGELRERRGEAGDISLIAMNPKGEWGVATNIEGFSFAVVTEELEPTVYLVTRGEGGRCTYKKASEEWMENYMKTRMAPIEE, encoded by the coding sequence ATGTGGGGGATAATAGCAACCTGGCGTATGGCCGTAGAAGGGATTGCAAAGGGAGCTGAGATGCTAAAGGAATGCGGCGACGCAGGAGATGCCATCGAGTTGGCCATCCGTCAGGTGGAGGACTTCCCTTATTATAAATCCGTGGGCTACGGCGGACTGCCTAATGAGGAAATGGAAGTGGAAATGGACGCCGCCTATATGGATGGCAACACACTGGATATAGGAGCTGTGGCTGCTATCAGGGACTTTGCCAATCCGGTGTCCATTGCCAGACGCTTAAGCCGGGAGAAAGTCAACAGCATGCTGGTGGCTGAGGGGGCTGAGAAATTTGCCCACAAGGAAGGTTTTGAGCGCAAGAATATGTTGACAGACAGAGCCAGGGCACATTACAGGAATCGGGTAAAGGAGATGGCGGCCAAGGCAGCAGCTAAGGAGCTTAAACCTTATTCCGGCCATGACACCGTGGGTATGGCCTGCCTGGATGGGAACGGCAAGATGACGGCAGCCACCTCAACCAGCGGCCTGTTCATGAAGAAAAAGGGCCGGGTAGGCGATTCTCCTATATCCGGTTCCGGCTTCTATGCCGACAGCAAGAAAGGAGCTGCCAGCGCCACCGGCCTGGGGGAAGATCTGATGAAAGGCTGCATTTCTTATGAGATCGTCCGGCTTATGGGAGAAGGAATGCATCCTCAGGAAGCCTGTGAGACAGCGGTGAACCGTCTGGATGGGGAACTTCGGGAACGTCGGGGCGAAGCCGGTGACATATCCCTCATTGCCATGAATCCTAAGGGGGAGTGGGGTGTTGCCACAAATATTGAGGGATTTTCTTTCGCAGTGGTTACGGAGGAGCTGGAACCCACGGTTTACCTGGTAACCCGCGGGGAGGGCGGCCGCTGCACTTATAAGAAAGCCTCTGAGGAATGGATGGAAAATTATATGAAGACGCGTATGGCGCCCATAGAGGAATAA
- a CDS encoding GrdB-related putative oxidoreductase — protein sequence MKLIMIYDQIQSGLGTKDDTMVPLTGKKEPIGPAIMMEPFLKQVDGHIMACLCCGNGTYLADPKEVSRKLCAMVNKLQPDVVMCGPAFNYADYAQMCAKVACDINSTTKAKAFAAMSVENADTIAAYKDKVSIVETPKKGGLGLNDALRNMCTLARALADGADTSDLIHEFCFK from the coding sequence ATGAAGCTTATTATGATATATGACCAGATTCAGTCAGGACTTGGAACCAAGGACGACACCATGGTTCCCCTTACAGGGAAAAAAGAGCCCATCGGACCAGCAATTATGATGGAACCTTTCTTAAAACAGGTGGACGGACACATCATGGCCTGCCTGTGCTGTGGCAATGGCACTTACCTTGCTGATCCTAAGGAGGTCAGCCGCAAGCTTTGTGCCATGGTGAACAAGCTGCAGCCGGATGTGGTAATGTGCGGGCCAGCCTTTAACTATGCGGACTACGCGCAGATGTGCGCCAAAGTGGCCTGCGATATCAACTCCACCACCAAGGCAAAGGCATTTGCAGCCATGTCTGTGGAGAATGCGGATACCATTGCAGCTTATAAGGATAAAGTATCGATTGTGGAGACACCGAAAAAGGGCGGTCTGGGCCTTAATGATGCCTTAAGAAATATGTGCACTCTGGCCAGGGCCCTGGCCGACGGTGCGGACACTTCAGATCTGATTCATGAATTCTGTTTTAAATAA
- a CDS encoding Sapep family Mn(2+)-dependent dipeptidase, whose translation MGYGTIENESDKKILDCVDRLKDRFISSVQELVRIDSVEREACDGAPFGNGVKHALECALDISGQLGFDTVNLDQYMGYAQYGVGEDYVCAIGHVDVVPAGEGWRQPPFNGYLENGVIYSRGVLDNKGPIMACLYGLAAIKEAGLALKNPVRIIFGCDEESGFEDLKYYLSKERSPLYGFTPDCKYPVVYSERGRAVVRVTGSMDQLETFFDFVNKYFIGTRNTGDRLGIDFSHEEYGMMEMRGYKLSVAPDSLCGGKQAAFDVTLSYPGGATIEVIMNRICIKAGAEGLNAELVQNYDPVVFPKDTPMVKAMQESYELVTGQDGTPVTTTGGTYAKAMPGIVPFGPSFPGQKGISHNPNEWMSVEDLMTNAKIYALALYRLGQL comes from the coding sequence ATGGGATATGGAACGATTGAAAATGAATCAGATAAGAAGATCCTGGATTGCGTGGACCGGTTAAAGGACCGGTTCATCAGCAGTGTCCAGGAGCTGGTACGCATTGACAGTGTGGAAAGGGAGGCCTGTGATGGGGCTCCCTTTGGCAATGGTGTGAAGCATGCATTGGAATGCGCCCTGGATATCAGCGGTCAGCTGGGATTTGACACCGTGAACCTGGATCAATATATGGGATATGCCCAGTATGGCGTGGGAGAAGACTATGTCTGCGCCATCGGTCATGTGGATGTGGTTCCGGCAGGAGAAGGCTGGAGGCAGCCGCCTTTTAACGGCTATCTGGAAAACGGAGTCATCTACAGCAGAGGAGTGCTGGACAATAAAGGACCAATCATGGCATGCCTCTATGGCCTGGCAGCCATTAAAGAGGCAGGACTTGCTCTTAAGAATCCAGTGCGCATCATCTTCGGATGCGACGAAGAATCCGGATTTGAGGATCTGAAGTATTATCTCTCAAAGGAGAGATCGCCCCTTTATGGATTTACACCGGACTGCAAGTATCCGGTGGTTTACAGCGAGCGGGGAAGAGCTGTGGTGCGGGTTACAGGCAGTATGGACCAGTTGGAGACATTCTTTGATTTTGTAAACAAATATTTTATCGGAACCAGGAATACAGGCGACCGGTTGGGGATTGATTTTAGCCATGAGGAATATGGCATGATGGAGATGCGGGGATATAAGCTGAGTGTAGCTCCGGACAGTCTCTGCGGGGGGAAACAGGCGGCTTTTGATGTGACATTAAGCTATCCGGGCGGCGCTACCATAGAGGTAATCATGAATCGCATCTGCATTAAGGCCGGGGCAGAGGGGCTTAATGCCGAACTCGTACAGAATTATGACCCGGTGGTATTTCCCAAAGACACTCCTATGGTTAAGGCCATGCAGGAGAGCTATGAACTGGTCACAGGCCAGGATGGTACCCCTGTAACCACCACAGGCGGCACTTATGCCAAAGCCATGCCGGGAATTGTCCCCTTTGGCCCAAGTTTCCCGGGTCAGAAAGGCATCAGTCACAATCCCAATGAGTGGATGAGTGTGGAAGACTTAATGACCAATGCTAAGATCTATGCACTAGCTCTGTACCGTCTGGGACAATTATAG